The proteins below come from a single Deinococcus seoulensis genomic window:
- a CDS encoding DUF3105 domain-containing protein has translation MKRALPFLLLALTACGSGGIDGLQTFTYPAGDHRSGSLIYAENPPAGGPHNAVWQNCGVYSSPLYNEYAVHSLEHGAVWVTYRPDLDAAGIDTLKKLVDGRPYTLLSPYEGLDTPVAISAWGAQLKVDQPDDARLKSFLDKYEQGATAPERGAACSGGYSGTR, from the coding sequence ATGAAACGCGCCCTGCCCTTCCTGCTGCTCGCCCTGACCGCCTGCGGTTCCGGTGGCATCGACGGCCTCCAGACCTTCACGTACCCGGCCGGTGACCACCGCAGCGGCTCGCTGATCTACGCCGAGAACCCCCCGGCAGGCGGGCCGCACAACGCGGTCTGGCAGAACTGCGGCGTGTACAGCAGCCCCCTGTACAACGAGTACGCCGTGCACAGCCTCGAACACGGCGCGGTGTGGGTCACCTACCGCCCGGACCTGGACGCCGCCGGAATCGACACCCTGAAGAAACTGGTGGACGGCCGCCCCTACACCCTGCTCAGCCCCTACGAGGGCCTGGACACGCCGGTCGCCATCAGCGCCTGGGGCGCGCAGCTGAAAGTCGACCAGCCCGACGACGCCCGCCTGAAATCCTTCCTGGACAAGTACGAGCAGGGCGCGACCGCCCCGGAACGCGGCGCGGCATGCAGCGGCGGGTACAGCGGCACCCGCTGA
- the obgE gene encoding GTPase ObgE — MAFRDVLNIEVAAGNGGDGSMSFHRAKYMEKGGPDGGHGGKGGSIILRAIEGVESLERLLGRRKFKGPNGAYGEGRLRQGSDGEDIYIDVPVGTTAFDEETGKVIADLVRVGQEKVIARGGLGGRGNSTFTSSTRQAPRFAELGTPGQKRRVRLELRLIADVGLVGYPNAGKSSLLAALSRANPAIADYPFTTLSPILGVVDRLDAHGTPVDERFTLADIPGIIEGASEGKGLGLEFLRHISRTRVLVYVLDVTRDPVGELAQLQSELRSYDPTLLEQVALIALNKVELVDEDLAVMVEDELIGSGLPVLRVSAKEGQGLPELRESLFQLLPDRELWAQTHALDIESDVVREEPLRIEFRIDPAAQGVGIINDGQPERVWKVIGGGFEERIVRFSRYLEEASEYLGNVFKRQGLYNALKRAGAREGDTVEIGPHRFEYFDEDENKG, encoded by the coding sequence GTGGCGTTTCGTGACGTTCTGAATATCGAGGTGGCCGCCGGGAACGGCGGGGACGGCAGCATGTCCTTCCACCGCGCGAAGTACATGGAGAAGGGTGGCCCGGACGGCGGGCACGGCGGGAAGGGCGGCAGCATCATCCTGCGCGCCATCGAGGGTGTGGAGTCGCTGGAGCGTCTGCTGGGCCGCCGTAAGTTCAAGGGCCCGAACGGCGCGTACGGCGAGGGTCGTCTGCGCCAGGGGTCCGACGGCGAGGACATCTACATCGACGTGCCGGTGGGCACGACCGCCTTCGACGAGGAGACCGGGAAGGTCATCGCGGACCTCGTGCGGGTCGGGCAGGAGAAGGTCATCGCGCGCGGCGGTCTGGGCGGGCGTGGGAACAGCACCTTCACCAGCAGCACCCGTCAGGCCCCGCGGTTCGCGGAACTGGGCACGCCGGGCCAGAAGCGCCGAGTGCGCCTGGAACTGCGCCTGATCGCGGACGTGGGCCTGGTCGGCTACCCGAACGCCGGGAAGAGCAGCCTGCTGGCGGCCCTGTCGCGCGCCAATCCGGCCATCGCGGATTACCCGTTCACGACCCTGTCGCCCATCCTGGGCGTCGTGGACCGCCTGGACGCGCACGGCACGCCGGTCGATGAACGCTTCACGCTGGCGGACATTCCGGGCATCATCGAGGGCGCCAGCGAGGGCAAGGGCCTGGGCCTGGAGTTCCTGCGGCACATCAGCCGCACGCGCGTGCTGGTGTACGTGCTGGACGTGACCCGCGACCCCGTGGGCGAACTGGCGCAATTGCAGTCCGAGTTGCGGTCCTACGATCCCACGCTGCTGGAGCAGGTGGCGTTGATCGCGCTGAACAAGGTGGAACTGGTCGACGAGGACCTGGCCGTGATGGTCGAGGACGAACTGATCGGGTCGGGCCTGCCGGTGTTGCGCGTGAGCGCCAAGGAAGGTCAGGGCCTGCCGGAACTGCGCGAGTCGCTGTTCCAGCTGCTGCCGGACCGGGAACTGTGGGCGCAGACGCACGCGCTGGACATCGAGTCGGACGTGGTGCGCGAGGAACCGCTGCGCATCGAGTTCCGCATCGACCCGGCCGCGCAGGGCGTGGGCATCATCAACGACGGGCAGCCCGAGCGGGTCTGGAAGGTCATCGGCGGGGGCTTCGAGGAACGCATCGTGCGCTTCTCGCGGTACCTGGAGGAAGCCTCGGAGTACCTGGGGAACGTCTTCAAACGCCAGGGCCTGTACAACGCCCTGAAACGTGCCGGGGCGCGCGAGGGTGACACGGTCGAGATCGGGCCGCACCGCTTCGAGTACTTCGACGAGGACGAGAACAAGGGCTGA
- the rpmA gene encoding 50S ribosomal protein L27, translating into MAHKKGVGSSKNGRDSQPKYLGVKKFGGEQVLAGNILVRQRGTKFKAGPNVGMGRDHTLFALEHGKVVFTNRGAKGRFISIEVAQTELAAD; encoded by the coding sequence ATGGCACACAAGAAAGGCGTAGGTTCGTCCAAGAACGGACGTGACAGCCAGCCCAAGTACCTGGGCGTGAAGAAGTTCGGCGGCGAGCAGGTGCTGGCCGGGAACATCCTGGTCCGCCAGCGCGGCACCAAGTTCAAGGCCGGCCCGAACGTGGGCATGGGCCGCGACCACACGCTGTTCGCCCTGGAGCACGGCAAGGTCGTGTTCACGAACCGTGGCGCGAAGGGCCGCTTCATCAGCATCGAAGTCGCTCAGACCGAACTCGCTGCTGACTGA
- the rplU gene encoding 50S ribosomal protein L21, protein MFAIIQTGGKQYRVQEGDVIRVESLKGEAGDKLDLAPLFVGGDKALFGDAVSKFVVNAEVVEHGRGEKLYIRKYKSGVQFRRRTGHRQDYTAIKILGIKG, encoded by the coding sequence ATGTTTGCAATCATTCAGACCGGCGGGAAGCAGTACCGCGTTCAGGAAGGCGACGTGATCCGCGTCGAGAGCCTGAAAGGCGAAGCGGGCGACAAGCTCGACCTGGCCCCTCTCTTCGTGGGCGGCGACAAGGCCCTGTTCGGCGACGCCGTCAGCAAGTTCGTCGTGAACGCTGAAGTGGTCGAGCACGGCCGCGGCGAGAAGCTCTACATCCGTAAGTACAAGAGCGGCGTGCAGTTCCGCCGCCGCACTGGCCACCGCCAGGACTACACGGCCATCAAGATTCTGGGCATCAAGGGCTAA